The Triticum aestivum cultivar Chinese Spring chromosome 3A, IWGSC CS RefSeq v2.1, whole genome shotgun sequence genome includes a region encoding these proteins:
- the LOC123060661 gene encoding transcription factor PCF5: MGDAGQSHHHHGLHTQLLSFGGADHHMHQFTAQAQPPAASQTRARGGRGGEMVPAATPARVRGGGGGEIVAVQGGHIVRSTGRKDRHSKVCTARGPRDRRVRLSAHTAIQFYDVQDRLGYDRPSKAVDWLIKNAKDAIDNLDTLPAWQPTAVAPSASNAAAPPSSSTQPDSADNSDDQAQAITIAHSSFDFAGSGGAGGATGGISFLPPSLDSDSIADTIKSFFPMGGTAGGEPSSSTVAAHSSAMGFQGYTPDLLSRTGSQSQELRLSLQPLPDPMFHHHHHQQQQQQEQHRSHGHDGNGTGQQALFPGAASYSFGGGGAMWGEQAASQRMMPWNVADPGGGSTGGYLFNVSQQAAHMQAALSGQSQFFFQRGPLQSSNQPSDRGWPETVEADDNHPMQQQQQQHQGGLNPSVSAIGFGPGVSFSGFRVPARMQGNEEHNGGNGDKPPSVSSASHH, encoded by the coding sequence ATGGGCGACGCCGGCCAGTCCCACCATCACCACGGCCTCCACACGCAGCTCCTGTCTTTCGGAGGCGCCGACCATCACATGCATCAGTTCACGGCGCAGGCACAGCCGCCCGCGGCGTCCCAGACGCGGGcgcgaggaggacgaggcggcgagatggtgccggcggcgacgcccgcgcgggtgaggggcggcggaggcggggaGATCGTGGCGGTGCAGGGAGGGCACATTGTGCGCTCCACCGGGCGGAAGGACCGGCACAGTAAGGTCTGCACGGCGCGCGGGCCTCGCGACCGCCGCGTGCGGCTGTCGGCACACACGGCCATCCAGTTCTACGACGTGCAAGACCGGCTGGGCTACGACCGCCCCAGCAAGGCCGTCGATTGGCTCATCAAGAACGCCAAGGACGCCATCGACAACCTCGACACCCTTCCCGCTTGGCAGCCCACGGCCGTCGCCCCCTCCGCCAGcaatgccgccgcgccgccgtcctcctccacccaaCCTGACTCCGCCGACAACTCGGACGACCAGGCGCAGGCCATCACCATCGCGCACTCGTCGTTCGACTTCGCCGGCTCTGGCGGCGCCGGAGGAGCCACGGGCGGCATCAGCTTCCTCCCGCCGTCGCTCGACTCGGACTCCATCGCCGACACGATCAAGTCCTTCTTCCCCATGGGCGGGACCGCGGGCGGGGAGCCGTCGTCGTCCACTGTGGCTGCCCACTCGTCGGCCATGGGTTTTCAAGGCTACACACCGGACCTCTTGTCGCGAACCGGCAGCCAGAGCCAAGAACTCCGGCTGTCACTGCAGCCTCTACCAGACCCTATgtttcaccaccaccaccaccagcagcagcagcagcaggagcagcaccGGTCGCATGGCCACGACGGCAACGGCACCGGCCAGCAGGCACTATTCCCCGGTGCGGCCAGCTACTCATTCGGCGGTGGCGGCGCCATGTGGGGCGAGCAGGCGGCGAGCCAGCGCATGATGCCGTGGAACGTGGCCGACCCAGGCGGCGGGAGCACCGGCGGCTACCTGTTCAACGTGTCGCAGCAGGCGGCGCATATGCAGGCGGCGCTGAGCGGCCAGAGCCAGTTCTTCTTCCAGAGGGGACCCCTTCAGTCCAGTAACCAGCCCTCCGACCGAGGATGGCCGGAGACCGTCGAAGCTGACGACAACCACccgatgcagcagcagcagcagcagcaccaaggGGGCTTGAACCCCTCCGTGTCGGCCATCGGGTTCGGCCCCGGCGTCAGCTTCTCCGGATTCCGCGTCCCCGCGAGGATGCAGGGCAACGAGGAGCACAACGGCGGCAATGGCGACAAGCCGCCGTCCGTCTCCTCGGCTTCCCACCACTGA